The DNA region TCACACAAGTATCCATATTCGAGATTTGTTAGACCAGCACCCAACAACAAGTCATTTGAACCTGTAGAAAGATTATTATTGCTCCCATCAAATAGAATTTTTTTCGCCCTTGCAGCACTATCAACCTGCATTAAAGAAGCGTTAATATATCAAAAACAGATGGAAAGATGTTAAAAGCTTCCGAAACCACAAAATACCGATAAAAGATATCAAAGACGAGAAGAAGAACTAAGAGACATACAGGAATCCATAAGTTCCACAAGCCTTCTTTCTTTGCTAACTCCTTCAATTTTTCCTCTGCTGGGTGAATAGTCCAACGAGCTTCTGAATGAGCAAGTTTAGCGAATTCGTCTTCAAGGGGGTATACGTGTTCCTCGATGAACTTAACTATTTTATTCCTCAGCACTAAAACCTCTTTCCTGAGAGCAAACCTCCCTCCACTTGAGAGGTCCTGCGTATCGTTACTCTTCACTAACTCTTTTGCATTTACACCTGATTTGTTAAGAGTGAAAATGCCTCAAATATTTATATTAATGTAGTACTTACTAATAATCCAATAATATGATTGATTATATGTAAGATAATGTTAGAGCCGATAATATGTTCAAACGGTATAGCTACCTGATGGAGGACGCTCGGGAAGCACAAATTTACGTTCAATAAATTCCCAAGCAGCATCAATAAGGCCATTAGCAAGTACTTCTGTGTGACGAGCACGCTCCCCGCCAGATGCATTGCCCTATATTTGAACAGAAAGAAGCAACATACATTTAAGGGTTTCTTTGGATTAACTTATTTGAATTTATCTACTGGCATAAACACTTGTGAGACTGAGAGAACTTATAGAAACAACTTATTATATGTTCATAAACTACTTAGATCTTATTTCCATAAGCTATAAACAATTTATTATTTGTATAAAAACAGATTAACTTTCTTTTGTCTTTTGctaaaaaaaaaaattcaacataAGTACTTATATTGTAAGTGCTTAAGTAAGTTGTTTATCTAAATAAAGCCTAAATCTTAAACTCAAATGACAAAAGCATCTCTAACGAATTTAAATACCTTAACCCATCTATTATACACTCCGGCATAAATTGAAGCCCCACGGAAAAAAGAAAAGGCGACATAGAACTTCCATTCGGCAACAGGCCATTTTCTTCCCTGGCATCAAAATCTCATTTGTTAGAATTCCTTCTTATAGGAATTTTCTTTCAACTTGAAAATATATAGTAAGTAACAACAACACTTACTGCCAGAGAGCAATATTCAGCCAAAAATTCTGGTAGCGATGGAATTCCTGCTGGTAATCCCGAACGTTCCATACCTTCCTGTACTTTTACTTGCCCAATATCTTTAATATAACACTgtcaaagaaaaaaaaaagcatGAATTTTATACTGGTAATTTCAATTAACCAATAGCTTAGGCATATCTATGATTCTGTTTTACGCTCGTTTAACAAGCTGACAATATAGTACGTAGTACATACCATTAAGATATATGCAACATCACACATTTGGTTTCCAAGGGTAGATAGTTCCCAGTCAAGTATACCGATTACGCGATCCTGCCACAGAAATGAAAGTTATCAGGCATAAGACCTTTATTTAAACTCCGAAATGTTAATCATATACATATGAGAACATAAATTTCGGTTTCTTTTCACATAATAGTTATTTATGATACTCTAATCTTGACTATGATCAGATCGAAAAAAACTACGCATTAATGTCAGAACAAATAAAAAAGGACCTAGTTTTTCAGCCAACGAAACTTTGGTCAAGCACGTATCGTTTTACTAAATGCATCACTTACCTCTGTGGGATGGAACACAAGATTGTCAATGCGAAAATCTCCATGAACCAAACCCGCTGTTGCTCCAGAAGAATCTTCGGAAGGGATGTGATTTCGTAGCCAATCAATCAACGCAAACATTTTCGGATTGCTTGCAGGTTTACCCTCACTGGTTGAGGATACATATTGCTTACCCCATCTCTCAATCTAAAACAAGCAAACTATCCATCAGTATATCTATTTTCAAAAAACAAAATCCTTAACCGCAAATAAGCAAACACTCTCGAAGAATTTACCTGTCTTTTGCAATAATCATTACGTCGCCCGTAATTTCCAAGACCAATGGAATCAACATTAACAGAATGTAATGAAGCTAAGGTCTTAGCAGTTTCGCGATAAATTGCCCTCCTACTCTCTGCTGACAGACCCTGACACATTCATGTAAAGCAATTCAGCTACAAAACTAATGACTCGTGATTTTAAACTGCGGTCGGCACCCACACAGCATTGCGGCAATAATTTTGACCGCATCAGCCGCAATATAAAGGTTTGCATCGCAGGTAGCGTAACCACAACCACAATTTAAAACCAGAATGAAAATCTAGTCCTGCAATGAGTAATTTCAGTTGAGAAAATTAAAGATGAAATGTAAACAAACCATACTGGTAATTTGGGATCAAAGAATATCCGCCCGTCCAAATACTCCATAATATAAAATGCTGTTCCAATAACAGTTGGATCATTGCACAAACATAAAACTCGGGGAACTGGAACTTTGGTATTATTGCCTATAGCCTGGAGAACCTGCAAGTTGAAGGACCAACAAAAAAAG from Lathyrus oleraceus cultivar Zhongwan6 chromosome 1, CAAS_Psat_ZW6_1.0, whole genome shotgun sequence includes:
- the LOC127073387 gene encoding probable acyl-CoA dehydrogenase IBR3, encoding MASAQHFNHDSLLRYCSSNVSDFPLSPTHFNLSQFGHGQSNPTYLMEVGSNGSVVKKYVLRKKPPGKLLASAHAVEREFLVLQAIGNNTKVPVPRVLCLCNDPTVIGTAFYIMEYLDGRIFFDPKLPGLSAESRRAIYRETAKTLASLHSVNVDSIGLGNYGRRNDYCKRQIERWGKQYVSSTSEGKPASNPKMFALIDWLRNHIPSEDSSGATAGLVHGDFRIDNLVFHPTEDRVIGILDWELSTLGNQMCDVAYILMCYIKDIGQVKVQEGMERSGLPAGIPSLPEFLAEYCSLAGRKWPVAEWKFYVAFSFFRGASIYAGVYNRWVKGNASGGERARHTEVLANGLIDAAWEFIERKFVLPERPPSGVNAKELVKSNDTQDLSSGGRFALRKEVLVLRNKIVKFIEEHVYPLEDEFAKLAHSEARWTIHPAEEKLKELAKKEGLWNLWIPVDSAARAKKILFDGSNNNLSTGSNDLLLGAGLTNLEYGYLCEFMGRSVWAPQIFNCGAPDTGNMEVLLRNGNKEQMLKWLIPLLEGRIRSGFAMTEPQIASSDATNIECSIKRQGDSYIINGTKWWTSGAMDPRCKILILMGKTDFNAPRHKQQSMILVDPQTPGVHIKRPLTVFGFDDAPHGHAEIVFENVRVPATNILMGEGRGFEIAQARLGPGRLHHCMRLIGAAERGMQLMAHRALSRKAFGKMIAQHGSFISDLAKCRVELEKTRLLVLEAADQLDRYGNKKARGIIAMAKVAAPQMGLMVLDMAIQVHGAAGVSSDTVLAHLWATARTLRIADGPDEVHLGTIGKLELEIQRAKL